Proteins from one Zavarzinia compransoris genomic window:
- a CDS encoding aminotransferase, translated as MQALNPLFAGLGTTIFTVMSALAVEHQAINLGQGFPDEDGPLDVREEAARVLIEGPNQYPPMMGLPALRQAVADHDRRFYGLDYDWSREVLVTSGATEALGAALIALLSPGDEVVLFEPLYDSYLPIIRQAGAVPRLVRLQPPDWSIPLDGLAAAFNARTRLVLFNTPMNPTGKVFSPAELTAIADLARAHDAYVLCDEVYEHLVFSGHAHVPIATLPGMRERTVRIGSAGKTFSLTGWKVGYLSGPAAMIGVIAKVHQFLTFTTPPNLQAGVALGLRKGGDYFAGLAAALEAKRDRLTAGLRAVGYATLPVAGSYFVTADIRGTGPALPDDDYCQWLTRHVGVAAVPVSAFYGGEAAPRHLIRFCFCKRDEILDAAIARLAQGLKTAA; from the coding sequence ATGCAGGCGCTCAATCCTCTCTTCGCCGGTCTCGGCACCACCATCTTCACCGTCATGTCGGCCCTGGCGGTCGAGCATCAGGCGATCAACCTCGGCCAGGGCTTCCCGGACGAGGATGGTCCCCTGGACGTCCGGGAGGAGGCGGCCCGGGTCCTGATCGAGGGGCCGAACCAATATCCGCCCATGATGGGCCTGCCGGCGCTGCGCCAGGCGGTCGCCGACCACGACCGCCGTTTCTACGGCCTCGACTACGACTGGTCGCGGGAAGTGCTGGTCACCTCGGGCGCGACCGAGGCGCTGGGGGCGGCGCTGATCGCCCTGCTGTCGCCGGGCGACGAGGTCGTGCTGTTCGAGCCGCTTTACGATTCCTACCTGCCGATCATCCGGCAGGCGGGAGCGGTGCCGCGCCTCGTCCGCCTGCAGCCGCCCGACTGGTCGATCCCGCTGGACGGCCTTGCCGCCGCCTTCAATGCCCGCACCCGCCTCGTGCTGTTCAATACGCCGATGAACCCGACCGGCAAGGTGTTCTCGCCGGCCGAACTGACGGCGATCGCCGATCTGGCCCGGGCGCACGACGCCTATGTCCTCTGCGACGAGGTTTACGAGCACCTGGTCTTTTCCGGCCATGCCCATGTCCCGATCGCCACCCTGCCGGGCATGCGCGAGCGCACGGTTCGGATCGGCTCCGCCGGCAAGACCTTTTCCCTGACCGGCTGGAAGGTCGGCTATCTGTCGGGCCCGGCGGCGATGATCGGCGTGATCGCCAAGGTGCACCAATTCCTCACCTTCACCACGCCGCCCAATCTCCAGGCCGGGGTCGCCCTCGGCCTGCGCAAGGGGGGCGACTATTTCGCCGGCCTCGCCGCCGCGCTGGAAGCGAAGCGCGACCGGCTGACGGCGGGCCTCCGCGCGGTCGGCTATGCGACCTTGCCGGTCGCCGGCAGCTATTTCGTCACCGCCGACATCCGCGGCACCGGCCCCGCCCTGCCGGACGACGACTATTGCCAGTGGCTGACCCGCCATGTCGGCGTCGCGGCGGTCCCGGTCAGCGCCTTCTACGGTGGCGAGGCGGCACCGCGCCACCTGATCCGCTTCTGCTTCTGCAAGCGCGACGAGATCCTCGACGCCGCCATCGCCCGCCTGGCCCAAGGACTGAAGACAGCGGCCTGA
- a CDS encoding P-II family nitrogen regulator yields the protein MKKIEAIIKPFKLDEVKEALNEVGLKGITVTEAKGFGRQKGHTELYRGAEYVVDFLPKVKLEIVLEDDLVERAIEAIQSAARTGRIGDGKIFVSPVEQAIRIRTGETGTDAI from the coding sequence ATGAAAAAAATCGAGGCAATCATCAAGCCCTTCAAGCTCGACGAAGTGAAAGAAGCATTGAACGAGGTCGGGCTCAAAGGCATCACGGTCACCGAAGCCAAGGGCTTCGGCCGCCAGAAGGGCCATACCGAACTCTATCGCGGCGCCGAATATGTCGTCGATTTCCTGCCCAAGGTGAAGCTCGAGATCGTGCTCGAGGACGACCTTGTCGAGCGGGCGATCGAAGCGATCCAGAGCGCGGCGCGCACGGGTCGGATCGGCGACGGCAAGATTTTCGTCAGCCCCGTCGAACAGGCCATTCGCATCCGGACCGGCGAGACCGGCACGGACGCGATCTGA
- the glnA gene encoding type I glutamate--ammonia ligase: protein MSDAKTVLQLIKDKGIKYVSLRFTDFKGKWQHLSIDESCVDEDLFTDGTMFDGSSIAGWKPINDSDMILMPDPATAVIDPFVAQPTLVVFCDIIEPATGEGYSRDPRSVAKRAEAYVSYTGLGDTVYIGPEAEFFVFDEVKFKVAMNKVSYEIDDIEGPYNTDKSYESGNLGYRPPVKGGYFPVPPVDTLNDMRGEMLSVMGEMGLPIEKHHHEVAASQHELGIKFATLVRAADYIQIYKYVVQNVAYQYGKTATFMPKPIKGDNGSGMHVHQSIWKDGNTTFAGDKYAGLSDTCLYYIGGVIKHAKAINAFTNPTTNSYKRLIPGFEAPVLLAYSARNRSASCRIPYGNSPKAKRVEVRFPDPLANPYLAFSAMLMAGIDGILNKIHPGEAMDKDLYHLPPEELKHIPTVCGSLREALENLDKDREFLTKGGVFTDDLIDSYIELKYQDVYNYEHTPHPVEFDMYYTA, encoded by the coding sequence ATGTCAGACGCCAAGACCGTCCTTCAGCTGATCAAAGACAAGGGGATCAAGTACGTTTCCCTGCGTTTCACCGATTTCAAGGGCAAGTGGCAGCATCTGTCGATCGACGAGAGCTGCGTCGACGAGGATCTCTTCACCGACGGCACCATGTTCGACGGTTCCTCGATCGCCGGCTGGAAGCCGATCAATGATTCCGACATGATCCTGATGCCGGACCCGGCCACCGCCGTGATCGATCCCTTCGTGGCGCAGCCGACCCTGGTCGTCTTCTGCGACATCATCGAGCCCGCCACCGGCGAAGGCTACTCGCGCGATCCGCGCTCGGTCGCGAAGCGCGCCGAAGCCTATGTCTCCTACACCGGCCTCGGCGACACCGTGTACATCGGCCCGGAAGCCGAGTTCTTCGTGTTCGACGAAGTGAAGTTCAAGGTCGCGATGAACAAGGTCTCCTACGAGATCGACGACATCGAAGGCCCCTACAACACCGACAAGTCCTATGAAAGCGGCAACCTCGGCTACCGCCCGCCGGTCAAGGGCGGCTATTTCCCGGTGCCGCCGGTCGACACCCTGAACGACATGCGCGGCGAGATGCTGTCGGTCATGGGCGAGATGGGCCTGCCGATCGAGAAGCACCACCACGAAGTGGCGGCCTCGCAGCACGAACTGGGCATCAAGTTCGCGACGCTGGTCCGCGCCGCCGACTATATCCAGATCTACAAGTACGTCGTCCAGAACGTCGCCTATCAGTACGGCAAGACCGCGACCTTCATGCCGAAGCCGATCAAGGGCGACAACGGTTCGGGCATGCACGTGCACCAGTCGATCTGGAAGGACGGCAACACGACTTTCGCCGGTGACAAATACGCCGGCCTGTCGGACACCTGCCTCTACTACATCGGCGGCGTCATCAAGCACGCGAAGGCGATCAATGCCTTCACGAACCCGACCACCAACAGCTACAAGCGCCTGATCCCGGGCTTCGAGGCCCCCGTGCTGCTGGCCTATTCGGCCCGCAACCGTTCGGCGTCCTGCCGTATCCCCTACGGCAACAGCCCGAAGGCGAAGCGCGTCGAAGTCCGCTTCCCCGACCCGCTGGCGAACCCCTATCTGGCGTTCTCGGCCATGCTGATGGCCGGCATCGACGGCATCCTGAACAAGATCCATCCGGGCGAAGCCATGGACAAGGACCTGTACCACCTGCCGCCGGAAGAGCTGAAGCACATCCCGACCGTCTGCGGCTCGCTCCGCGAAGCGCTCGAGAACCTGGACAAGGACCGCGAGTTCCTGACCAAGGGCGGCGTCTTCACCGACGACCTGATCGACAGCTACATCGAGCTGAAGTACCAGGACGTCTACAACTACGAACACACGCCGCACCCGGTCGAGTTCGACATGTACTACACCGCCTGA
- a CDS encoding acyl-CoA thioesterase, translating into MTMATDDSVHPEARGLEVVIRTAPMPADANGNGDIFGGWILSHMDIAAGVLAAKRAQGRVATVAIDAMTFLKPVYIGDLLSIYGEVVGVGRTSIKVRLETWVERQRRRDGSLTARQSMRVTEGTFVMVAIDEEGRPRVVPEA; encoded by the coding sequence ATGACCATGGCCACCGACGATTCCGTGCATCCCGAGGCGCGCGGCCTCGAAGTCGTGATTCGGACCGCGCCCATGCCGGCGGATGCCAACGGCAACGGCGACATCTTCGGCGGCTGGATTCTCAGCCACATGGATATCGCCGCCGGCGTCCTGGCGGCCAAGCGGGCCCAGGGGCGGGTGGCCACGGTGGCGATCGACGCCATGACCTTCCTGAAGCCGGTCTATATCGGCGATCTTCTGTCGATCTACGGCGAGGTGGTTGGCGTCGGCCGGACTTCGATCAAAGTGCGGCTGGAAACCTGGGTCGAACGCCAGCGCCGCCGCGACGGCAGCCTGACCGCCCGCCAGAGCATGCGCGTGACCGAAGGCACTTTCGTCATGGTCGCGATCGATGAGGAGGGCCGGCCCCGGGTCGTCCCCGAGGCTTGA